The genome window CTCATCCCGGTGTTCTGGGTTCTCGGTGGCCCGATGACGCTGCTGCTCCGCGCCCTGCCGCCGGCCGGCCGGGACGGTATTCCGGGGCCCCGCGAATGGCTCGTCGTGTTCATCAACAACCCGGTCTCCCGGTTCCTCACCAACCCGGTCGTCGCCGCCGTGCAGTTCGTCATCGGTTTCTACGCCCTGTACCTCTCCGATCTGTTCAGTGCGATGGCGTCGGACCATTTCGGCCATGTGTTCATGAACGTCCACTTCCTCATCTCCGGCTACCTGTTCTACTGGGTCGCCATCGGAGTGGACGCCGCACCGCGCCAGCTCAGTCCGTTCATGAAGTTGCTGATGACACTCTCTGCGATGGCCTTTCACGCCTGGTTCGGTATCGCGATGATGCAGATGTCCGAACCGCTGGCGGAGAGTTACTATCTGTCGCTGCAGCTGCCGTTCCCGGTGGATCTCATGGAGCAGCAGCACACCGGCGGTGCGATCGCCTGGGGGCTGTCGGAGATCCCGCTGGTGCTGGTCAGCACGATGCACGCGGTCCAGTGGGCGAAACAGGACAAGCGGGAGCAGAAGCGCTTCGACCGGAAGGCCGAGCGTGACGGGGACGCCGAGCTTGAGGCCTACAACGCGATGCTCGCGGGGCTCCGCGACGGGCGGGACGCCTCCCAGGAGGAGTACTACGGCGCGGACTATCAGGAGGATGAGGTCCAGGGCATGCTGCACTCCGATGAGGCGAAACGGGCACACCGCCGCAACCACCGGGAGTAGCGGGCGTTTCGCCAGGTCACAGGGGGGTGTGGATAACTCGGTGCCGGTTCGGGCAGAGTTGTCCACAGGTCCGGGGGTCGTCGTTGACGGATGTCAAGTTTGCCGCGATGATCACTGCACCTCGGGGGAGAGGAGGAGGGGACCGACCCCACCGGCCGCCCGGGGGGAAGAAGGTAGCGACCATGGCTGTACAGCAGATGTCCGTGACGATGACCGGTTTCGCGGCGTCCAACCCGTCCCGGAGTGACGCCGTGCCGAATCTCACGACATTCCGGATGGCGTCAACGCCCAGCTGGAAGGACAACGGTGTGTGGAAGGATGGGGGGACGCTGTTCATCGAGGTCCAGTGTTGGGGGCGCCTCGCCGACCACGTTCTGCCGAGCGTGGTGAAGGGGGCGCCGCTGGTCATCGCAGGGCGGATGACGTCCTACACCTATGTTCCGGGCGAGGAGAACTGTCGCAGGAACCGGGACGGGGATCCCGTCCCTGAGACGGTCTGGCGGCTCACCGCCTCCAATGTCGGCCTGGACCTCAGTCACTCTCCGTCGACCTGGTCACTGAAGGACAGGCCCCGCAAGGCGGACCGGGAGGGGGACCAGGACGGACAGGAACGGGCGCGGGAGGCGCTGGAGGCCGCCGGCTACGGAAGCTACGGGGGCAGTTTCACCTCGGACGGTGCCGACACCGATTTGGCGCCGGGGGCTGACAGTGCCGAGGTCGGCGGCGGGAACGGCGCCGAGGTCGGCGGCGGGAGCGGCAGTGGGTCCGGGGGCGGGTCCGGCCCGGAAGGTCAGGATGCGCCGGGCGAGCAGCAGTACGCGGCCACCGGAGGGGAGAGCACTCCGTTCTGAGCTGGGGGAGCAGGTTCTTGCGGAGCTCTCCACCGAGCCGCTTCGGTCAGCTCGGGGCAGGTACGGGGGAATTACGGGGCAGTCCAGCGCAGCTCGGGGCCGTTATGGGGCGGTCCGGGGCCTATCCGGGCCTATCCGGGCCTATCCGGGGCCGAAATCGAGCAGGGAATCGCTGAGTTCCCCAACTCGCCGGGGTTGTGCTCGATTCCGGCCCTTCGCACTGACAGTTACGCGCCGACAGATACGCGCCGGCAGATACGCGCCGACAGATACGCGCCGACAGATACGCGCCGGGGTGCCGGGACGCAATCGGGTCCTCGGCTCGTCGGGACACGCGGAGAGACCGGGCGGAGAGACCGCGCAGAGGGACAGGAGACAGCAAGGTGCCACGGAAGGGACAACACATGGACGCGGCTGCGGCGGAGATGTCGCCCGCA of Corynebacterium terpenotabidum Y-11 contains these proteins:
- a CDS encoding single-stranded DNA-binding protein, which encodes MAVQQMSVTMTGFAASNPSRSDAVPNLTTFRMASTPSWKDNGVWKDGGTLFIEVQCWGRLADHVLPSVVKGAPLVIAGRMTSYTYVPGEENCRRNRDGDPVPETVWRLTASNVGLDLSHSPSTWSLKDRPRKADREGDQDGQERAREALEAAGYGSYGGSFTSDGADTDLAPGADSAEVGGGNGAEVGGGSGSGSGGGSGPEGQDAPGEQQYAATGGESTPF